The following proteins are co-located in the Triticum aestivum cultivar Chinese Spring chromosome 1A, IWGSC CS RefSeq v2.1, whole genome shotgun sequence genome:
- the LOC123190266 gene encoding peroxidase 2, whose amino-acid sequence MMRTVAVVAVAVLLAAAVAAEAGELKVGYYDKSCRGVENVVKWHVARAIKANRKSGAALVRLIFHDCFVRGCDASVLLDPTPENPKTEKTAPINIGLAAFDLLDDIKAAVEDRCPGVVSCADILIFAARDAASLLSNGHVHFDALAGRLDGMHSHAAEAQQDLPDSTFTIAELIQNFKRKNFTIEELVILSGAHAVGVGHCSSLRARLTAPADQILPAYRGLLAGKCAKGPDPIVPNNIRDEDAGAVAAAVPGFLPKLRKVKDFLDNSYYHNNLARIVTFNSDWQLLTEKEARGHVHEYADNGTLWDEDFSDSLVKLSKLPMPHGSKGEIRKMCRFVNH is encoded by the exons atgatgaggacggtggcggtggtggcggtggccgtgctgctggcggcggcggtggcggcggaggcgggcgaGCTCAAGGTGGGGTACTACGACAAGAGCTGCCGGGGCGTGGAGAACGTGGTGAAGTGGCACGTCGCCAGGGCCATCAAGGCCAACCGCAAGAGCGGCGCCGCCCTCGTCCGCCTCatcttccacgactgcttcgtcagg GGCTGTGACGCGTCGGTGCTGCTGGACCCGACGCCGGAGAACCCCAAAACGGAGAAGACGGCGCCGATCAACATCGGCCTGGCCGCCTTCGACCTGCTCGACGACATCAAGGCGGCGGTGGAGGACCGGTGCCCCGgcgtcgtctcctgcgccgacatcctCATCTTCGCCGCCCGCGACGCCGCCAGCCTGCTAAGCAACGGCCACGTCCACTTCgacgccctcgccggccgcctggACGGCATGCACTCCCACGCGGCGGAGGCGCAGCAGGACCTCCCCGACTCCACCTTCACCATCGCGGAGCTCATCCAGAACTTcaagcgcaagaacttcaccatcGAGGAGCTGGTGATCCTGTCCGGCGCGCACGCCGTGGGCGTGGGCCACTGCTCGTCGCTCCGCGCCCGGCTCACGGCCCCCGCCGACCAGATCCTCCCGGCATACCGGGGCCTCCTCGCCGGCAAGTGCGCCAAGGGCCCGGACCCCATCGTGCCCAACAACATCAGGGACGAGGacgccggcgcggtggcggcggccgtcCCGGGGTTCCTCCCGAAGCTGAGGAAGGTCAAGGACTTCCTGGACAACAGCTACTACCACAACAACCTGGCAAGGATCGTCACCTTCAACTCCGACTGGCAGCTGCTGACGGAGAAGGAGGCGCGCGGCCACGTGCACGAGTACGCCGACAACGGCACGCTGTGGGACGAGGACTTCTCCGACTCGCTCGTCAAGCTCAGCAAGCTGCCCATGCCGCACGGCAGCAAGGGCGAGATCAGGAAGATGTGCCGCTTCGTCAACCACTAG